A genomic window from Ziziphus jujuba mitochondrion, complete genome includes:
- the rpl10 gene encoding ribosomal protein L10 encodes MPFGRSLLQRESLLRVSGEERSPEILISFHSSGSTSNQWRKLKNPWFPGRTPFRPSCCETGKKKRFFAQLAHSAGPTCISYLAEEASDRLEFLPSWDSMDQDLLSLYGQYRSTLVDHMDVEKASDFDELETSLFHFYLPSSYLCFVCSREEFDLFNLGIPPK; translated from the coding sequence ATGCCATTCGGAAGAAGTCTTCTACAGAGGGAAAGCCTGTTACGAGTAAGTGGAGAGGAAAGATCTCCAGAGATTCTTATCTCATTCCATTCCAGTGGCTCGACCAGTAACCAATGGCGAAAACTAAAAAATCCATGGTTTCCCGGTAGAACCCCATTTCGCCCAAGTTGTTGCGAAACCGGAAAAAAGAAGCGGTTTTTCGCACAGCTTGCTCATAGTGCAGGTCCCACTTGTATATCGTATTTGGCCGAAGAAGCATCGGACAGGTTGGAGTTTTTACCTTCTTGGGACTCCATGGACCAAGATCTGCTTTCATTATATGGGCAATACCGATCTACTTTAGTAGATCATATGGATGTAGAAAAAGCTTCTGATTTTGATGAATTGGAAACATCTCTTTTCCATTTCTATTTACCTAGTTCATATCTTTGTTTCGTGTGTTCCCGGGAGGAATTCGATCTCTTCAATCTCGGGATACCACCTAAATAA